The following is a genomic window from Methanolinea sp..
ACATGCCAACCTCCTCTCCAAGACAACGAGCGAGAAATCCCGTCTTCTGGTGGCCGAACTGCAGAAACTCGAGAAGATGAAACCAGACATCGCGTTCCGGATCGCAAATATCATGCCGCGGACGCGGGACGAACTGAGGGCAATCTACGCGAAAGAGAAATTCACCCTCCAGCCCGAGGAACTGGACACCATCATCGAGTTGGTGAAAGCCCATCTCTGAAGGTGGCCCGATGAAGACGGAGAAGAAAGAGGTCAACGCGATAGTGCTGGATGTCCTTCTGAAGGGCCACCCTGATGACCCAAGACCGGTTTTCAAGCGGGAACCCCTCGTGCAGGCCGTGGGCGTCGCCCAGTTCAAGCTGCTGGAGCTCGTCCCGAAGACGACCGACATCCAGATCCACGAGAACGTGTACATCGGGGACGGCGAGCGGGACAAGATCGAGCGTGTGAAGCGCCGCATCAGCTACGAGGATCTCACCCAGACGGCAAAGCTCGAGCTCCCCTACGCGGTGGAACGGATTGTCAAGGAGAAGGAGAGCGAGTTCGTCCAGTTCTTCAACAAGTCCATCTC
Proteins encoded in this region:
- a CDS encoding RNA polymerase Rpb4 family protein; translated protein: MKVKAIIREERITLPELREILHKVEAERIEAGREMSYELRRSIEHANLLSKTTSEKSRLLVAELQKLEKMKPDIAFRIANIMPRTRDELRAIYAKEKFTLQPEELDTIIELVKAHL
- a CDS encoding DUF655 domain-containing protein: MKTEKKEVNAIVLDVLLKGHPDDPRPVFKREPLVQAVGVAQFKLLELVPKTTDIQIHENVYIGDGERDKIERVKRRISYEDLTQTAKLELPYAVERIVKEKESEFVQFFNKSISLSPKLHMLHLLPGIGKKLMWEILEEREKKPFESFAEISQRIKSIPHPEKMIIARVLEELQDPSVKYHLFTSR